The region GACCAATGATGGAGGCAGGAGCGGAGTCGGGATATATGTGTCCAAACAGTACAAACAGACACTAATTTCCTGGACCCCAGTATCCGACAGAATCATCATTGCCAGATTCCGATGCCATGCTAGACACATCACCATCGTGCAGTGCTATGCCCCAACAGAAGACGCCAGCGATGACATCAAAGACGACTTCTACAACGCCCTCACATCCTAACTCACTAGGATCGAAAGAGGTGACATAAAAATTCTCATGGGAGACTGACTTCAATGCGAAAATCGCCCCCAACAACAAAGGATTGGAAACAATCATGGGCCGACATGGTGTTGGCACACGCAGCAATAATGGTGACAGGCTAATCGACTTATGTTAGACCTTCCAACTGGTTATCGGTGGCACTGTATCATATTCCCCCACAAGGAAATCCATAAATACACATGGACCTCTCCGATTGGACATACTCGCAACCAAATCGACCACATCTGCATAAGTAGGAAATGGAGACGTTCGATAATGGATGTTAGGAATAGTAGAAGTGCGTCTATCGACAGTGACCACGAGCTGATAATCGGAGAGCTTTTAATCAAGCTCAGACGAAATAGCAACACTGTCAACAGGACCACAAGAAGACCGCCTCCCATTAACGTACAACGGCTGAGTGACTCCAACCTATCCACCAGAATGGCCACAACGTTGCGTGAACAGATGACAGCACAACCGTTGAATCACTCATGGGAACAAACATGCAGTATACTGAGGAGCACCGCGGAGGAGATGCTTGGCACCCAACAACGCAGGCGCACAGATTGGATATCAGCGCACACTTGGGAACATATCAGCAAACGGAACAGCCTAAAGTCGAAAGCAGATCATGACTGCAGAGCTCGCGACGAACACAAAGAGCTGTGCAAAATGGTGAAGAAATCAGCAAGAAACGACAAAAGAAAAATTCTGGACAGGCTCGCTGAAAATGCAGAAAGAACAGCCAACACGAACAACATGCGCTCACTGTACCAGATAATTAGTCAACTGACCGGAAGCTGCCATAGGCGAACCCAACCAGTGCGGGACCCAGATGGAAGACTCCTTACTGATGATGAGGCACAACTCCAGAGATGGCGACAGCACTTTATGGAGATCAGCTGCACAGAACAACCGAGCAGCACGCAAGATAACTTCAGGAGTATTGTACCGAGCAATAACCTCAGAAAATCACCCACGGCACCATCAATTAGAGAAATAAAGGATACAATCatgaaattaaaatgcaacaaaGCGGCTGGAGATGACGGCATACCGGCCGAACTTCTCCAGATTAACACGCAACTAATGGCCGAAACACTGCATCCACATTTCAATAATATATGGGAAAGTGAGCGGATCCCAACATCCTGGAAAAAAGGAACCATCATCAAGCTACCGAAGAAAGGAGACCTCAGTGACCGCAACAACTGGCGAGGCATTACCCTGTTGAACACAAGTTACAAGGTACTAGCCACTCTACTGAACGAACGTCTTCAGGAAAAGATCGAGCCAACACTACGAGATGAACAAGGAGGATTCAGACCACACAGGAGCTGCGTAGACCAGGCAAACACACTACGCGCAATAACCGAGCAAACTGTGGAATGGCGCTCGCCGCTGTACCTCCTGTTCATAGATTTCCAGAAGGCATTCGATTCGGTAGACAGAGCAGCGATATGGAGGTCACTTGCAAGAAAGGGAGTGCCAGtgaaaatcataaacataGTGAAAGCTATGTATGATGATGCTGAGCTGGCGGTACTGCACAACGGGAAAATTAGTGCACCCTTCCAGACGAACACAGGCGTCCTCTATCACCACTTCTGTTCAACTTGGTAGTCGAAGAAATTATGGGAGAAGTATGCATGAACAGACGCGGAATCACCTGGAACTTCACCCGACATTTAGAAGACTTGGATTACGCGGATGACATATGTCTCTTGGCTCACAAATTCGAAGACATTCAAGCCAAAGCTAGGGACCTCGAGATCCGAGCCAGCGCAGTAAGCTTAAAGATCAACGCATCAAAAACGAAAGCGATGCGGATCAACAACTCCAACACAAACAACATCACAATCAGAGATAATACCATCGACTTCGTCGACAGCTTCACATCAAATGGTGGAGTGGAAAGTGATGTGGAGAACCGACTGCGCAAAGCGAGGTCTGCATTCGGAAGACTAAACCGAGTATGGAGAAACCAGCAgataaacagaaaaacaaagctGCGCATATTCAACTCGTGTGTAAAATCCATACTGCTATACGGATTGGAGACGTGGCTAACCACTCAAAGGATATTTATGAAGCTGCAGGCTTACATCAATAAGTGCCTAAGAATAATACTTGGGGTATTCTGGCCAGACAAAATATCCAATGAGGACTTATGGCACTGCACAGGAGAGGTCCCAATCCATGAGCAAATAAAGAAacgaaaatggaaatggattgGCCACGGCGGAAGGAAGGAACCAGGAAGCATAGTAAGAATGGCTCTGGAATGGAACCCACAAGGAAACAGAAGAGTGGGTCGCCCGTACAGCTCTGCTAGAAATATCCCGGAAGAACATCAGCTGGGACACAATAAAGCAAACAGCGGCAAATAAAGTTAGGTGGAAAGCCCTTGTAGAGGCCCTaagcctaaaaaaaaaaaaacagttccTTGCTGCCTGACCCAACAgatatgtttttgaaaaaaaaattagaaaacaaaaaagaataaaaaagaCTGTAACATTAGTTTATAcaaatttattgtaattttcaattttcaattaaaaaaaacccttCGTTCTTCCATTGAGATTGTATTGTTGAATCTGCAAAACAAATTTGAAACCAATTGGATAAAAACTCTGAAAAGTCTTACCAGCCAACTTCAAAAATGAAGTGTCGAGAAAAACGCGATAACAGTTTTAGCGCGGGGCGGTACTCCAAAGCGCGCTTGAATAGAGCAGTAGAACAAGCGGCGGTATTTATTGAAATAAGGTCAGTTGGAGATTGGCTAGGAGTTTGACAggttatttatataatatcaAGGTATCCTATAGGccaatatttttttcgaaaattttaaaattctatcGTTGTGTAACCTCTTAAAGGAAAACCAAAATAGAAAACATATGTcttgtttgttctttttattgAGTTGTCTAAAAATACCAGAGCCAGGTCCCGTGGTCTCGTCGTGAAGCTGGTTCCCACCCCTTGACCAAGCTTGGCTCCCGTCGTTCATTGCTCTCCAATAAGCTGCATTGGTTCGTTGCTAGTCCTGAAGCTACCGACAAATAACGTCGGCAGCGAAAGAATCAGCACCGTGACAGACAAGTACAGTCTGGACGCACAAAGTGGATCCCAACGAGCGTATCCGCACTCCTATTCGAGCGATTCGGGACAATATGCCATCCGAATTCGCGCAAATCCAGCTAGCGACGAGCCATACTGCAATCCCACAACCATCTCAGCTGTCCTGATAGCCGGCGTCTTTCCCACGGTTCTCCAGTCGGTTCTTATGACTGCGGAGAGGGCATGCCAATCGCCCAGATCCATTTTTGGGTAGACAGGTTGGATAAACTCAACTATCAAGAAGTAGTTAACATACGTATTACGTAGTTTATTAACTCAGACAACTTTGAAAGGAGAAAATAATCATTACCTTAAAAATGGATACTGCAAAAGACGTTTGACATAATGGCATAAAGGACTCCTAAATAAGCCGCAAAGCATCCTATCATGTAGCCTTTTTTAACGAACTGTTTTTTGTGCTCGCTTGCAACAATTGCGGCGGATAGCTCAAAGAGGTTTGTGGGAACGTTCCATCGAATTCATGTTGTTGTTGAATTTATGTTGCTCCTGTTTTTGTAGCCGCTCGGTCTGATTAGTTTAGCTATTGGCTTACTGGTTTAGCCTTTTCGATGGCCGGCACCTGATCCGGGTTGGCCATTAATATACGACGGCCCGAAGCGGCTCACTATCTTTCAGGAAGCACACACAGTTGCGTTCACCAGTAGGCACCACACACCAACGCGCAAACGCGCTGCCGGATCCATGAAGGGTCAGGGACTAGGCGTCCCGCCTTCGTTACACCAGTGACCTTTGTAGGATCACGCCTATTCGTCGCGGTTAGGACTCGACTCTTTTACGATGAACCGTCCTGCATGGCTCTTTTTTGACTCGCTTATATTCTCGCACTTTACTGTCTCTGGACTGTCTGACTCTCCAAAGGCAGTCCTCCAGCTCTTTCTAGGAACACTCTAACACTTGattgtcggactctccaaactaggtccttcaactcaacgCTTCCATCTTAAAATTACTGTTCGTGTCCAACACCTCCGTTGCCGGGTTCCCTCCCGTGCCCTCTCAATCCCGGATCTTGCTATGTCCCCATCCCATAGCTAGCTGTTGTTACGCAGGGTACCGGCCCCCACTCCTTCTCAGCTGTCGCTCGCCCAGCCGCGTTGACCCCCCTCAAGTTGCATAATAAAGCCCAGGAAATCCAATGATTATCGCCACCAGGATCCCCAGCGAGCTCCATGTCCGGTACCTTCATTGACTGCACGAGGAAAGATgcagcgggattaaaggatccTCAGGCAGAACCGCAggtatttgtgcaaaaaatttaaagttgaGAAAAGACGAATTAAATCTACGTCTTGTGCTGAAATATTgcaccctcctttcaattcgtggcgcatacgtacttgaaattagtagagctaacaatttgaatagtttgattaaattaattaacaaactACCTGtgtgtaaaataaataaacatcatAATACATATATCCACATCACTGTCGCCCTCCTTTACCCCTCGTTAGTTTTTCgacaaacaaaattattaaatttggtgcagacaaacatttatttatatgcaaATATATGTCCATATAGTACATATTTacgtgcataaataatttggcgTTCATGCAAATATAGTCAGCGGTAAAATTCTCGTTTTCGCTTCAACCGTTGTCCGCTGCTATGTATgtaagttatccaacccgtaaatacaggccacttatggcttttataaacaatattttcaatctctgcatttgcctttggctttgtctttggctcaattatccaacccataaatccaggccacttatggctttccacttatgaattttataaataatattttcaaactctgcatttgccttcggctttgtctttggctctgaggtccgatctcggttccccataaacaaatcaaaatcaaaagtaaacatcagcttccctccgaagcccaatcaattacgccttttgcgtttcaagtacccaccaaattgcatcgatcagctttatcgaatttcacaataagatgcgacagtttcatcttaagcctctaatctaaacacaattGATGGCcgagtcctattttgaccgagaccgcgaacggttgacggtaaataataaataataataaatactaataattacgtttaataattaaggtttaacaccaagttgtatgattaaaaaataaaatttacatttttttaattaaccgaactacaaacaatttaactggctCCAAACTGGCTAACaaaaagctccaaaaaatttttttaatgaaaaattagttaaacataaacggaactcgcgcggtcaacaactcaacatttttagtggaaaaattaaaacatccaccaaacgacactaccaagtgacagtgatcgttaacaacaaagtaaatggaaattaattaatgaaataatccataaagagtgaattaaaacaaaggtggaccgaaattttaaaccaaacaattacaagaccacaaaactaaaaaaatcaacgcacaaaaaaaaaacaaacaagaacaacaaaaacaaatgaaacgacaactccaacaagaaaaaccaaggaaggaaggcaggacattctcaaataaaaacgacaactcgctccaacaagaaaaaccaagga is a window of Drosophila bipectinata strain 14024-0381.07 chromosome 2R, DbipHiC1v2, whole genome shotgun sequence DNA encoding:
- the LOC122321140 gene encoding craniofacial development protein 2-like, whose product is MEKMQIAIAGISEMRWRGNGTTTTSSGNLMMHSGTNDGGRSGVGIYVSKQYKQTLISWTPVSDRIIIARFRCHARHITIVQCYAPTEDASDDIKDDFYNALTS